A part of Vespertiliibacter pulmonis genomic DNA contains:
- the proC gene encoding pyrroline-5-carboxylate reductase, producing the protein MQHKKIAFIGAGNMAFAIISGLVKSGYPTNLISANNKSNQIRREQLGSMGIIVDLSQREAVEQADLIILAVKPQLMAEVCAEFSDIDLSKKWVLSVAAGISVTRLEQLLPSAKNIIRAMPNTPSLIGQGISGLFAKKSVDRTACEFIESLMTFVGECYWVDTEERMNAIIAITGSSPAYFFKFMEAMQQTAIKMGLSEKDARFLVQNVAAGATQMVVANPNVSLATLRENVTSKGGTTAQALAVFDHYQLDKVVDEAMYAVIQRAKEMEQSL; encoded by the coding sequence ATGCAACATAAAAAAATCGCCTTTATTGGAGCAGGAAATATGGCATTTGCAATTATTTCTGGTTTGGTTAAAAGTGGGTATCCTACCAATTTAATCAGTGCGAATAATAAAAGTAACCAAATTCGCCGTGAACAATTAGGTTCAATGGGAATCATTGTTGATCTTAGTCAGCGTGAAGCGGTGGAACAAGCTGATTTAATTATTTTAGCAGTTAAGCCACAACTAATGGCAGAAGTGTGTGCAGAATTTAGTGATATTGATTTGAGCAAAAAATGGGTGCTATCTGTCGCAGCAGGTATTTCGGTTACACGTTTAGAACAGTTGTTGCCGAGTGCAAAAAATATTATACGGGCAATGCCTAATACGCCTTCATTGATTGGACAGGGAATTTCAGGATTATTTGCAAAAAAATCGGTGGATCGAACCGCTTGTGAGTTTATTGAAAGCTTGATGACTTTTGTGGGTGAATGTTATTGGGTGGATACCGAAGAAAGAATGAATGCCATTATTGCGATAACAGGTAGTAGCCCTGCTTATTTTTTTAAATTTATGGAAGCAATGCAGCAAACAGCAATAAAAATGGGGTTGAGTGAAAAAGATGCTCGCTTTTTAGTACAAAATGTAGCAGCAGGGGCAACACAAATGGTTGTGGCAAATCCTAATGTATCGTTAGCAACATTGAGAGAAAATGTTACCTCCAAAGGAGGAACAACCGCACAGGCATTGGCAGTTTTCGATCATTATCAGCTAGATAAAGTTGTTGATGAGGCAATGTATGCGGTAATACAACGAGCAAAAGAGATGGAACAGTCATTATGA
- the rdgC gene encoding recombination-associated protein RdgC: MFWFKNIMIYRLTTPLNLSSSEFEQQLVQNKFTPCQQGDLSKFGWSNPLTSSDLHHFTLGQQFLLVSHKEEKILPAPVIKKETDSRIELLEQKEQRKLRKTEKQAIKDEVVATLLPRAFSKHQFTALWLDLENQLIYIDTSSSKRAEDALALLRKTLGSLPVVPVSFAKPPFEAMTQWLNGNQIPHWLTLLEEAELKSFETDSIIRCKRQDLESDEITTHLDAGKVVTKLALDWENHFSFILNEDGTLSRLKFADDIREKNDDILKEDIAQRFDADFLLMIEELKLFTEKLSEELGGFKERIA, translated from the coding sequence ATGTTTTGGTTCAAAAATATAATGATCTACCGTTTAACTACGCCACTTAATTTATCCAGTAGCGAATTTGAACAACAATTAGTACAAAATAAATTTACCCCTTGCCAACAAGGTGATCTCAGTAAATTTGGCTGGTCTAACCCACTCACTAGCAGTGATTTGCACCATTTTACCCTCGGACAACAATTTCTATTAGTTTCCCATAAAGAAGAAAAAATACTACCTGCGCCCGTCATCAAAAAAGAGACTGACTCCCGCATTGAACTTTTAGAACAAAAAGAGCAACGAAAATTACGTAAAACAGAAAAACAGGCAATTAAAGATGAAGTGGTTGCAACCCTACTTCCCCGAGCATTTAGCAAACACCAATTTACTGCTCTTTGGCTCGATCTTGAAAATCAGTTAATCTATATTGATACCAGCTCCAGCAAACGAGCAGAAGATGCCCTAGCTTTATTACGTAAAACACTTGGCTCATTACCTGTTGTGCCAGTTTCCTTTGCAAAACCACCGTTTGAAGCGATGACACAATGGTTAAATGGCAATCAAATACCGCACTGGCTTACCCTATTAGAAGAGGCTGAACTTAAATCTTTTGAAACAGATAGCATTATTCGCTGTAAACGCCAAGATTTAGAAAGTGATGAAATTACTACCCACTTAGACGCTGGAAAAGTAGTGACTAAATTAGCATTGGATTGGGAAAATCACTTTTCTTTTATTTTAAACGAAGACGGAACGCTCTCTCGCTTAAAATTTGCCGATGATATTCGTGAAAAAAATGACGATATTCTCAAAGAAGATATTGCCCAACGATTTGATGCCGACTTTCTACTAATGATCGAAGAATTAAAGCTATTCACTGAAAAATTAAGTGAAGAGTTAGGTGGATTTAAAGAGAGAATTGCATAA